CATCTAACATGCAAGACTTTTTAAAAGCTTTTGTAAGTAGGAATTTTACTTTAAATAGAATTAAAAGAGTCATGCTTAACACATTGTTAAATATTACTGATGATGATGTTAATCTAGAAAGTGACATAGACTACATTAGAGTTTTAGGTATCAATGAAAAAGGTGCAAAATATCTTAAGGAATTAGATAATTATAAGATATATGTAAATTGGAAAGATATAGAGAAAAATATAGAGAGTAGCTTAATTAAAATTGAAAAGAATGCATTTTTACTTTATGAAGTGCTAATGCGTGAAAAAGAAAGTTTAAATGTATATTACGAAAAATAGGAGGAGGAAGATATATGTTTTTATTAGATGATTATCTTTTAAATGTTATAGAAAAGTATCCAAGAGTTACACTTGAGACTTCTTTAAAAGATGTTATGAAAAGTAAAAATAGGTTTATATGTGGAAAATATTCTCCTCTTTCTTTTAATATGGAGTTTGAAGAAATAGAGTACAAGTCGGGAGATATTAATCTATATGGTTGGTACATTAAAAATGAAGATGCAACAAAAACTATAGTAATAAATCACGGAAGAAAAAATAATAGAATATTTTGTTTGAAATTTTTACAATTATTCATAGATATGCAACTTAATGAAAAATACAATATTTTTCTACCAGATTTAAGAAATTCTGGTAAATCTGATGTTGCTAGAACTGCTTTTGGTTATAGGTTTGCTGAAGATATTAAAAACACTGTCTTAATGTTAAATGAAAAATTTGGGACTAAAGATTTTATACTTTATGGTTTTTCTCAAGGTGGTATGGGTAGTGCATTAGTGCCTTATTTATATGAAAAAGAACTTAATGAGAAAGGTGTGGTAATAGAAAAAATGATACTTGATTCACCAGTATCAAATATTAAAGAGACAATATTACATCATTCATTATTCTTAGGATTTAAAATACCATATGCAATAATGTCATTTCCTTTAGCTAGATTTAATTTTAGAATTGATGGAAAACTAAATGAACTAAGACTTTCAAGAGTTTTAGGGAAGGTTCCAACATTAATACTTCAATCTGAAAAAGATGAGGCTACACCATATGACATGATAAATGAAGAATATCAAATTATTAAAGATAAAAGTATGTATGATGCTAGTGTTATTAAACCCATATTTAAGGCTTTTAGAAAAGGTCAACATGTAAGAATATACTTACAGTATAAATGGGAATATACTTATTCTATACAAAACTTTTTGAATTTGTAACAAAATATGATAGAATATAATGTGGGGGAAAAAAAGGAGAGAATTTATGTCAAAAAGATTAACAAAAGCAACATATATTTTTTATGGACTTGGTGTTGCATATTTCATGCTGGATCAAGTTTTTAATCAGTGGATACAATACTTCTATTTACCATCAGAAAAAGCAATAGCTGACTATGGTATTAGTGTAATTATGCCACCTATTTATTTAGCAATCGCATTCGTAATTATGAGACTAGTTGATGCTATAGCAGACCCTATAGTTGGATATATGTCTGATAATTCAAATTCGAGATTTGGAAGAAGAACATTCTATATGTTAATAGGAATTATTCCTTTAGCATTATCAATGATAGCATTTTTCTTCCCAGTTACTAGTGGAGCTATAATTGCAACACTTTATTTAGCATTTATAGGAAGTATATACTTTGTTGCATATACTTTAGTTGGAGGACCATATAATGCCTTAATACCAGATTTAGCTACTAATAAGGAAGAAAGATTAAATCTTTCAACTATGCAATCTGTATTTAGATTAATCTTCACAGCTATACCTTTAATACTAAGTCCTATCATATTATCAAATATGATTAAGTCAGGTATGAGTTTCATAAGTGCTATGAGAATAATGGTAAGTGGTTTCTCAATTTTAAGTGCGATTATAGTTATAGTTTCAGTATTATTATTAAAAGAACCTGAATTAGCTAAAAACAAAACAAATGATGCTAAGAAAATTAATTTTAAAGAAGCATTTGCATATTTAAAGAATAAAGAAATTATGCTATATTTCATAGGATTTTTCTTCTTCTTTTCAGGGTTTAATATTATTAGAAACTCTGTGTTATACTACGTTACTGTAATATTAGGTCAAAGTGAAAAAGCAGCTAGTACACCAACAACTATACTATTTGCTGTTTCAGCATTATTCTTCCCTATAACTCAAGCTTTATGTAAAAAGTTTGATTATAGAAAAATAATGTTATTTGATTTAATATTAATAATATTTGGTACAGCTGGACTTATGTTATTTGGTGTGAGTAGTAATTTAATGTTCTATACTATGTTTTCAATAGTAGGAGCAGGTGTAAGTGGGTCAGCATTTATATTCCCACCAGCAATGCTTTCTGAAATATCTACAAGACTTTATGAAAGAGATAATGTAAGTGTTGAAGGAATGATGTTTGGAATACAAGGATTATTCTTAAAACTTGCACTATTAGTTCAAATAGTTACTACAACTTTAGTTTTACCTTTAGGTGGAACTACAGGAGGAGCTACTAGATTTGGAGTTATGAGTACTCTTGCTATAGCAATAGTATTCTTATTAATATCATTTATTAGTTATTTATTAAAGAAAAGTGAAATATAATTGGAGGACTAAAATGGAAAAACAAGAATTAAGAGAGATTTCAACAAGTATTAGAAGAAGTATAGTGGAAATGATTTACCACGCGAAATCAGGGCATCCTGGAGGATCGCTATCAATTGCAGATATTTTAACTGTTCTATATTTTGAAGAAATGAATATAGATCCTAAAAATCCATTAATGCCTAACAGAGATAGATTAGTATTAAGTAAAGGACATGCTGTTCCAGCACTTTATGCAACACTAATGGAAAAAGGATATATAGATAAAAGTCTAATAACTGAATTAAGAAAATTCGGTTCACCATTACAAGGACATCCAGATTTAAAAAAATTACCAGGAATTGATATGTCAACTGGATCATTAGGACAAGGATTATCGGCAGCACAAGGTATGGCTCTTTCTGCTAAAATCTTCGGAGAAGATTATAGAGTATATACAATATTAGGAGATGGAGAAATGCAAGAAGGACAAATTTGGGAAGCATTTATGTCTGCAGCACACTTCAAACTTGATAATTTAGTTGCATTCTTAGATTCAAATGACTTACAAATAGATGGAAATGTATCAAAAGTTATGCCTATTACACCTATTGCAGATAAATATAGAGCATTTAATTGGCATGTAATAGAAATAAATGGACACTGCTTTGATGAAATTAGAGCAGCTTTAAAAGAAGCAAGAGAAACTAAAGGAAAACCAACAGTTATTATAGCGAAAACTTCAAAAGGTAAAGGAGTTTCATTCATGGAAGATAATGCTGGTTGGCATGGTAAAGCACCAAATCTTGAAGAATTAAATAAAGCTTTAGAAGAATTAAAGTAGGAGGAAAGAAATGAAAGCGACAAGACAAGCATACGGAGAAGCATTAGTTAAATTAGGTAAAGTAAATAAAGATGTAGTAGTTTTAGAAGCTGATTTATCAAAATCTACTATGACAACATTTTTTGATCAAGAATTCCCTGATAGACATATTAACTTAGGGATAGCAGAAGCAAATATGATAGGAACTGCAGCAGGTATAGCTACTACAGGTAAAATACCTTTTGCATCAACATTTGCAATATTTGCAGCAGGAAGAGCTTATGATCAAATAAGAAACTCAGTTGCATATCCTAAATTAAATGTTAAGATATGTCCTACTCATGCAGGAATCTCTTTAGGAGAAGATGGAGGATCTCATCAATCAGTTGAAGATATAGCTTTAATGAGAGTAATACCTGGTATGGTAGTTTTACAACCAGCAGATGCTACTGAAACTGAAAAAATGATATTTGCAGCAGCAGAATATCAAGGACCTGTATATGTTAGACTTGGAAGATTACCAGTAGCAGATATATATACAGATGAATATGAATTCAAAATTGGTAAAGCAACTACTTTAACTGAAGGAACAGATGTAGCTATTATAGCTACAGGGCTTTTAGTTAATGAAGCTTTAAAAGCAGAAAAAATATTAAAAGAAAAAGGAATTAATGTAAGAGTAATCAATATGTCTACTATTAAACCTTTAGATGAGGAAACTGTTTTAAAAGCAGCCAAAGAATGTAAATTCATCATAACTTCAGAAGAACATTCAATTATAGGAGGACTTGGAGGAGCAGTATGTGAATACTTATCTGAAAATCATCCTGTAAAAGTTATTAAACATGGTATTAATGATATGTTTGGACAAAGTGCAGATGGAAATTTAATGTTAGACAAATATGGTTTAAGAGCTGAAAGATTAGTTGAATTAGTTCTTGAAAATATTTAAGGAGGAAAAAATGATAGGTAAATTATTCGGAGGGGTTAAAGAGAATATTAAAGCTGAAAAAGGAGCATTCTTTTCAGCTGTTACAACATTTATATTGATTTTTACATTAATTAATATCTTTATATTCTGTACATTAAATGCTGATTCATATAGATTAAAAGAGGAACAAGCAAATCAAGTAATACTTTATTTAAATGATGTTACTGATGAAGAAAAAAATGCATTACAAACAAAAATATTAAACTTAGATGGTGTTAGTTCATTAAGATTTGTATCTAAAGATATTGCAATAAAATCTTTAGAAAAAGAATTAGGTGTAGACTTAAGTTCAGAAGTAAACCCTTTAGAGGATGCATTCTTTGTGCATTTAACTAGAGATGTTAACATAGATGACTTAAATGCTAAATTAAGTGGATTAAGCGAAGTTTCAAGTATAGATTTAAGAGCTAAAGTAGTAAATCAAACAGTAATGTTTAGTTCGGCTTTAGATTCATTTATTAAATATGCAAGTATATTCTTAATTGTATTTGCAGTAATAATAATATTTAACATAGTAGGACTTACTGTTAAAACAAGAAAAAGAGAAATATATGAAAACTTATTAGAAGGTAAATCTAAAGGATTTATCAAAACAACTTTCTTCTTAGAATCAGTACTAGCAGTATTAATTTCTGGTGGAGCAAGTTACTTTATGTATGTTAAAATTAGGGAAGCTATAGTAAACTTAATACAAAAAGCAAGAGGTGTTACAGGAGCATTAGGATTTAGTAGTCTTGAAAAAGAATCATATGTATTATTAATAGTTTTAGGTATTACTATAGTATTAGTATTCATAATTAACTATTTATTCTTAAATAGATATTACAATATTAAATACTATGAGAAAATGAGAAAAGAAGAATGTATGTGTCCAGCTCCAGAAGCTGTAGAAACAATAGAAAAAGTAGAGGAAGATTTTCAAGATCTAAGAGAGGAACAATAATATGAAGAAAAAGATTATGCTTTTTTTTGCTCTTTTATCTTTAGTAACCTTTTCTGATAATATTGATAAAAACAAAAACAGAATCAATCAAATTGATAAACAGGTAAAGGACAATACAAATAAGATTCATAATAACAATAACAAAATTAATAATGCTAAAAAAGATGAGGCAGCTTTAAAGAAAGAAATACAAAGCTTAGATCATTTAATTTCAACATTACAAAAAGAATACAATGTTATTGAAGGAGAATATGTAGCTTTACTAAAAGAAATAGGTAAAAGTGAAAAAGAAATAAGTTTAAGTATAAAGAAAATAGAAGAAAGTAGTAGAAAAATTACTGAAGAGAAAACAGATTATTCAAACAAGATAAAAACTTGGAATAAAGTATTTAATGTAAAAGTTTTTCAAAAAACTTCATTTTCTGCTGAATCAGCTAAGAAAACTAACGATTTAAGAAAAATTTTAGAGCAAGATGAAAATAATATTAAAAAGATAGAAAGATTCAAACAAGAAGAAGAAGTTCATAAGAAAAATGAAGAAATATTAAGAAATAAAACACAACAAGAAGCTAAAAAAGTTGAGAAGAAAAAACTAGAACTTGAAGATAAGAGAGCTGAATTAAGAAGAGCTAAAGTAAATAAAGATAAAACTGTTAAAAACTTACAATATCTTCAAAGTAACTTAACTAAAGAAAACAAAAAAATTGAAAGAACAAATTCTAATTTAATTGCTGAGAAGAAAAAATTAGAACAACAAATTAATGCAATTATCGCAGCTGCAAGAAAAAGAGAAGCTGAAGAAAGAAGAAAAGCTGAAGAAGCTAGAAAGAAAGCTGCTGAAGTTGCTAAGAAAAATCAAGGTAGTGGTGAAAATACTACTGCTAAATCTGAACCAGTTAAGGAAGTTGTTGTTCCTAAAGGTACAGGTAAATTCATTATGCCTATTAACGGAAGTATAGTAGTAGGATATGGACAAGAAAAAACTAAAGGTATCACAAGTAAAGGTATAGAAATACGTGGAAGCTTAGGACAAGCAGTTAAAGCATCAGATAGTGGAGTAGTTCTATATTCTGGATCACTTAAAGGATTAGGTGCGGTTATTATGATAGATCATGGAGATTTCATAACTGTATATGGAAACCTTTCATCAGTTAGAGTAGCAAGTGGTGCCAAAGTAAATAAAGGGCAAACTATAGGAACTTTAGGAAGAGATAGTATAACAAAAGAGCCTAATTTATACTTTGAAGTAAGAAAAGGTGTAAATTATGTTAACCCAGTAAATTATTTATAATGAAGGAGAAGCAAAATGAATTATATGGATAAATATAATGAGTGGTTAAGTAACAAAAATTTAGATGCAGATTTAAGAAGACAATTAGAAGAAATTGCAAATGATGAAAAAGAAATAGAAGATAGATTCTATCAAGAATTAGAATTTGGTACAGCAGGATTAAGAGGTAAATTAGGTGCTGGTACAAATAGAATGAACGAATATGTTATAGCTCGTGCAACTCAAGCTTTAGCTAATGTTATTAAAAAAGAAGGACAAGAAGCTATGGATAGAGGAGTAGCATTTGCTCACGACTGTAGAATATTCTCGCCTGAATTTGCTTTAAAAGCAGCATTAGTTATGGCAAGTAATGGTATTAGAGCTTACTTATTTGATAGTTTAAGACCTACACCAGAATTATCATATACAATTAGATATTATAAAACTATTTCTGGAGTAAACATTACAGCGAGTCATAATCCTAAAAACTATAATGGATATAAAGTATATTGGGAGGAAGGTTCTCAAATAAAATCTGTAATATCTGATGCAGTATTTGAAGAAATATCAAAATTAGATGTATTTGGAGAATATGTAACTTTAACTAAAGAAGAAGCAATAGAAAAAGGTTTACTTGTAATGATAGGTGAAGAAGTAGATGAAGCTTTCTATAAAGAAGTTATGAATACATCTTTAAGATCTAATGATGAATTAGATATGAATATTAAATTAGTATATACACCACTTAATGGGGCAGGAAATATACCTGTAAGAACAGTTCTAGCAAGAAAAGGTTATGAAAATGTTTATGTAGTAAAAGAACAAGAAATGCCTGATGGAACTTTCCCTACATTAGTTTATCCAAATCCAGAAGATTTAGCTGCATTTGAATATTCTGAAAAATTAGCTTTTGAAAAAGATGCAGATATATTAATAGCTACAGATCCAGATTGTGATAGATTAGCTGTAGAAGTTATGCATAATGGTAAAATAGTTGCATTAAATGGAAACCAAACAGGAGTACTTTTAATTAACTATATAGTATCAACTATGAAAGAAAAAAATATATTCCCTAAAAACCCTGTAATAGTTAAATCTATAGTTACAGGAGAAATGGGTACAGCAGTTGCGAATAAATATGGTATAGAAATGATTAGCGTATTAACAGGATTTAAAAATATCTGTGCTATAGCTAATATGTATGAAACAAGTAAAGAGAAAAACTATATCTTCGGTTATGAAGAAAGTATAGGATATAATATAGGGACTTTCTTAAGAGATAAAGATGGAGTATCTGCTTCACTTATGTTAACTGAAATGGCAGCTTACTATAAAAAATATGGAAAAACATTAATAGATGTTCTTTATGAATTATTCGAAGAATTCGGGTACTATAAAGAAAAAGGAGTATCGGTAGTACTTGAAGGTATGGAAGGTGCTCAAAGAATTAAGAGAATGATGGTTAAATTTAGAGAAATATTCCCAAGAGAAATTGGAGATGCTAAAGTTAAAGAAGTTATAGACTATAAAGCTAGAACAGTTTTAAATGTAGAAACTGGAGAAGTTACTCCTTGTGAAATAGAAGCAACTGATGCGGTTAAATTCTCTTATGATGATGGAAGTTGGTATACTTTAAGACCATCAGGAACTGAACCAAAAATAAAACTATATGTATATGTAAAAGATGCTGTTGAAGAAAAATCAGTAGAAAAATTAGCTAGATTTGAAAAAGATGTATTAGAAATTTTATATAGTATAGACTAAGAATGTGATTAAAGCGGATAATATAAAAAAAATAGAAGAAAATTATGATACAATTCAATATAAGTCTAAAAGTTTCAAAAAATATCAAGCACAATATATTAAAACTATGATGAAGTTTTTTGGTTTTGATACAGAGGAAGTTAATAAATCGAGAATATTAGAAATAGGATGCTCTTTCGGCGGGAATATTATTCCTGCCGAAATTGCTTATCCGGATGCAGAAATAGTGGGTATAGATTTATCTAAAGTACAAATAGATGGTGGAAATGAAATTATTAATACTATAGGACTTGATAATATTAAACTTTATCATAAAAATATTTTAGACTATAAAGGAGAATATGGTAAATTTGACGATATAATATGTCATGGAGTATTTTCTTGGGTTCCAGATGAAGTTAAAGAAGCTATTTTAAGAGTAATGAAAGATGGACTTAAAGAAAATGGGGTAGGTCTTATTTTATATAATACTTATCCAGGATGGAAAAGACTTGATATTGCAAGAGATTTAATGATATTTAGTGTTGATAATCTTGTAGATAGGAATTTAGAAGTTAGTGAAGAAAATAAGGTTGAAATGAGTAAAGATACTCTAAAATTTTATCTTGAAAATTCATTGATTGATAATGATACTAAAAATGTTTTAGGTATAATTATGGAGAAAGATCCACATTATGTATATCATGAATATTTTGAAAAATTTAATGATCCCATATATTTTTATCAATTTGTTAAGAAGATTGAGAAATATGATTTAACTCATGTAATTGATGCTAGTTTTAATAATTATTATCCTACTTTTTCTAGTGACATTAAATTAGCTGTGGAAAATGAATGTGGAGAAAATAGAATTGCTAAAGAACAGTATTATGACTTTTTAAGAAATACTCAATTTAGAACCAGTTTAATTACACATAAAGAAAATATTGATAAAATGTCATTTACATCTAATATTTCTTTTGATAAATTAGATGACATTTATGTTAGAGGATATTATGAAATATTAGAAGATAAAGTTATATATAACGAGAAGGAAATGCCTAAAATTAATAGAGAATTTTATCAATATCTTACAGATATTTATCCGAAGAATGTTAAAATAAAGGACTTAGTTGAAAGATTTGGTAAAGAAATTTACCAGTCTATATTTAATTTAATATATATAGATTGCATAGACTTTGATACATTAAAAAGAGGGCATGATATTTTTGATAGAATAGGGCGTATAAATTTAGAATATATTAAATACAATCTAAGGAAAGATAGTAAAATCAAGTTTTCTAATTATAAAGGGGAAATACTTAGTATGCCGGAATATTTTTATGTCTTAGAAGATGTTTTACATTTGAGTATTGAAGATATGGAAAAAGAAGTAATTCTAAAATTAGAAAATGGTGAAATTGTTTCACAATCAAATAAAAAATTTGAAGAAATTGCTGAAAATATAGGGAAATATATATTTAAAATGATAAATACTTATGAATTATTTAGATAAAAAAATGCCATTAAACTTTTAGTTTAGTGGCATTTTATATTTATTTAATATTTGATGATCCTGTAAATGAAGATCCTAAGAATGATGAAGAACCATTAAATGAAGATCCTTCTAATAGATGAGCTTCATTTTCTTTTCTAACTAATGATTGAATTTCTTCATCGGATAATAATTCTCTATCAAGAACTTCTTGTTGGTATCCTAAGTATGAAGCAACATTATTTTTATCTATGTTTCTAAAATTAATGATTTGGTATCCATTAACATTAGTTACTTCAGAAATACCCCATTTAACATCAAAGTTTTCTGAAGGTACAGGATTTGGAACGTTAGCTTCAGTTGAATGTGCAACTTCTATAAAGTTATCAAATTCATCTAAGTATCCTAAGAATACTATATATTCTTGATTTGAATCAATGTTGTTAATATACATGCTTCCATTTCTGCTGTAAGTTTGTATTCTAATTTTTTCATTTCCATCTACATCTTTTAATATGATGATAGGGTTTTCATTTGTAAGTTTTGTAGTTTGAGATAAATTGTAATAATAATCTTCTCTAATTTCCCAATAAGTAAATAAAGTATCAGTATTTTTTGGGATTAATACTATTTCGTTTTTGTGATATTGTTCAGGTAGAGGTCTTTTATTAAAGAATTTTGCTTCTTCTTGTTCAAATAATAAGTATTTAGACATTTCTACTTTCATTTTATCTTCATCATGATTGTTTTCAGTAAAGTTATACCCTCTATTTAAATATTTAGGTTTTCTTCTATATATTTGTTTTAATGAACTTTGATTAGGGAAGTTTCTATAACTTCCTGTTTTAGCTCTTTTTATTTTTAAGATTTCCTTTAAAGTTAAGTCAGAGTTTTCTAGATCTATCATTTCAACTTCTTCAAGCTCATCTAGTTCTTTAATTGCATCTAATTCGTCTAATTCTTCTAAAACTTCTTTTGTTTCCATCACTTGTTCCTCATTCATTTGTTTTTTTGATTTTTGTTGCTCTTTTTCATTTTTTCTTTTCTTAGCTTCTTTATTTGCTACTACTAATAATAGAATTAATATTAATAATGAGATTGCTTTCATCTAGAATCCTCCTTGTTTTTTTCTTTTTGTATCTATTGCATCTATAAACATATTTTCTTCTCTTAAATTCTTATGATAACATGCAGATGCTATCATTGCAGCATTATCAGTACAATACTCAAATTTAGGGAATAATATATCTACATCTTTGAAGTGTTCAGAATTTGTAATAGCTTCACGTATTGCCTTATTTGCAGAAACTCCTCCAACCACTGAAATTGTTTTAATATTTTTTTCTACACTCGCTTTAGAAAGTTTAGAAATTAATACTTCAATTACTTTATCTTGGAAAGTTCTAGCAAGATCTTCTTTATTAAAATCTTCACCCTTCATATTCATTTTATTAACATAATTTGTAATAAATGTTTTTATACCACTAAAACTAAAATCATATCCTGCAACCTGTGGTGTAGGTATCTCAAAACTATTATGACCCATAATTGCCATTTTTTCAAGTAGGGGCCCACCAGGATATTCAAGTCCTAATATTCTTGCAACCTTATCATATGCTTCACCTATGGCATCATCTAAAGTTTCACCAAGTAAAGTTAAATCTTTGTTTTCATCAATTAGATAAAGTGATGTATGTCCTCCTGATGCAACTAATGTTAGCATAGGTAATTTAGGATCATGGTCTATAAAAGTTGAAAATATATGCCCGTCTATATGATTTACTGGAATTAGAGGTATATTGTTTGAAAGACTTAAGCCTTTTGCAAACATTAGACCTACAAGTAATGATCCAATTAATCCAGGAGTATTTGTTACAGCTATATATGAAATATCATTAATAGAACAATTAGCTTCTTTTAATGCCTTATCATAAACTGTTAATATATTTTCTATATGATGTCTTGAAGCAATTTCAGGAACTACTCCACCATATTCTTTATGTATATCTATTTGAC
This portion of the Streptobacillus canis genome encodes:
- the tsaD gene encoding tRNA (adenosine(37)-N6)-threonylcarbamoyltransferase complex transferase subunit TsaD → MLILAIESSCDETSVAILEDGKKVLSNVIASQIDIHKEYGGVVPEIASRHHIENILTVYDKALKEANCSINDISYIAVTNTPGLIGSLLVGLMFAKGLSLSNNIPLIPVNHIDGHIFSTFIDHDPKLPMLTLVASGGHTSLYLIDENKDLTLLGETLDDAIGEAYDKVARILGLEYPGGPLLEKMAIMGHNSFEIPTPQVAGYDFSFSGIKTFITNYVNKMNMKGEDFNKEDLARTFQDKVIEVLISKLSKASVEKNIKTISVVGGVSANKAIREAITNSEHFKDVDILFPKFEYCTDNAAMIASACYHKNLREENMFIDAIDTKRKKQGGF